One Fusarium poae strain DAOMC 252244 chromosome 4, whole genome shotgun sequence DNA window includes the following coding sequences:
- a CDS encoding hypothetical protein (TransMembrane:12 (i7-31o51-72i79-97o103-124i144-164o176-193i262-283o303-320i327-350o362-388i400-419o431-452i)), translating to MALPPKWYQFLVSVFASLGSLLYGYDLGVIAEVIASGNFKSKFGDDPNATGAVVSVFTGGAFFGAMFAGYAGDRLGRKWTIMIGALIFILGGSLQTAADHINYLYAGRCLAGLGVGFLVMIVPVYQGELCHPDIRGRVTALQQFMLGVGALIATAIGYGTYTGIGDDNSGQWRIPLGIQNLPAVILAALILFFPESPRWLIDHGREEEGLKTLAKLHANGDVNDTWVRAEFDQIQERLALEHEASAKSYSELFTDKSCFRRLWLAISVQVAAQMTGVSAIQYYSVAIYAKIGIQGDETLRYQMISSVIALVAQFLCMLFIDRTGRRWPLIGGNILNCITFIIATVLLASFPPGSNNGGGAAGWGFIVVTWIYNFSFSATCGPLSWIIPAEIFDMKTRAKGVSLATMMSFAFNTMIGQTTSVALDDKTGIGWRWYIVFIVCNFTNAVYFWAILPETANRPLEEMRYLFTEAPLFVPLMDTAKFAAGQDLERRVEKAEQKGELEHHD from the exons atggctctCCCACCAAAGTGGTACCAATTCCTTGTCTCCGTCTTCGCCTCGCTAGGTTCTTTGCTATACGGTTATGATCTTGGTGTCATTGCCGAAGTTATTGCATCTGGAAACTTCAAGAGCAAGTTCGGTGATGATCCCAATGCGAC CGGCGCTGTAGTTTCAGTCTTTACTGGTGGTGCATTCTTTGGTGCCATGTTTGCTGGCTATGCTGGAGATCGTTTGGGAAGAAAATGGACCATCATGATCGGTgccctcatcttcatcctcgggGGAAGTCTGCAAACTGCCGCTGATCACATCAATTATCTCTACGCCGGTCGTTGTCTCGCTGGTCTCGG TGTCGGTTTCCTCGTCATGATCGTCCCAGTTTACCAAGGCGAGCTTTGCCACCCTGATATTCGCGGTCGTGTAACAGCACTCCAGCAATTCATGCTCGGTGTAGGCGCCCTTATCGCCACAGCAATCGGCTACGGAACATACACAGGTATCGGCGACGACAACTCAGGCCAATGGCGAATTCCCCTTGGCATTCAGAACCTGCCCGCCGTTATCTTGGCTGCCCTTATACTCTTCTTCCCCGAGTCACCCCGTTGGTTGATTGATCACGGCCGTGAAGAGGAAGGTCTCAAGACTCTTGCCAAACTTCACGCTAACGGTGATGTGAACGATACGTGGGTGAGAGCCGAGTTCGACCAGATCCAGGAGCGTCTTGCTCTTGAACATGAAGCTTCTGCCAAGAGTTATAGTGAGCTCTTTACTGACAAATCTTGCTTTCGACGACTTTGGCTTGCCATCTCTGTCCAGGTCGCTGCGCAAATGACTGGTGTCAGCGCTATCCAGTACTACTCAGTTGCCATCTACGCCAAGATTGGCATTCAAGGCGACGAGACCCTCCGATATCAGATGATTTCCTCCGTCATCGCTCTCGTGGCTCAATTCCTGTGTATGCTCTTTATCGACCGGACAGGACGACGCTGGCCTCTTATCGGCGGAAACATCCTAAACTGTATCACATTTATCATCGCTACTGTTCTTCTCGCCAGTTTCCCTCCTGGATCAAACAATGGCGGTGGTGCTGCTGGATGGGGTTTCATCGTTGTCACATGGATCTACAATTTCTCTTTCAGCGCCACATGTGGTCCCTTGTCTTGGATTATCCCTGCTGAGATCTTTGATATGAAGACTCGTGCCAAGGGAGTGTCGTTGGCTACTATGATGTCCTTTGCTTTCAACACCATGATCGGCCAAACCACATCTGTTGCTCTTGATGACAAGACTGGTATTGGTTGGAGATGGTATATCGTCTTTATT GTCTGCAACTTTACCAACGCCGTTTACTTTTGGGCCATCCTCCCTGAGACCGCCAACCGCCCTCTTGAGGAGATGCGATATCTTTTTACCGAAGCACCTTTGTTCGTTCCTCTTATGGACACAGCCAAATTTGCTGCCGGCCAGGATCTTGAGCGCCGTGTTGAGAAAGCGGAGCAGAAGGGAGAACTTGAACACCATGACTAG
- a CDS encoding hypothetical protein (CAZy:GH51) translates to MATFTRIADDERPSISVDPNAVISTIDDNIYGGFTEHMGRCIYGGIYDPGNPLSDENGFRKDVIEAMKELNCPVVRYPGGNFVATYHWQDGVGPREKRPARPELAWIGTENNEFGTDEFMKWCEVVGTEPYLCLNFGTGTLDEALAWVEYCNSDRPSYYANLRRQNGREKPYNVKYWALGNEMWGAWQVGQMTKEDYAKKAYQWAKAIKLLDPSVTLILCGETGHSTWDSYVIKECIKFDIHGLGGSTTASLIDQHSIHIYTASSDHYKNATAPRSAERAIEITSSLIDLARIENGVPPTVPRQKICFDEWNVWDPERAPGEEGAEEKYNLSDALAVAIWLNVFVRQSKHVGMANIAQSVNVISPLMTTKDGLLKQPTWWPLLLYSKYMRGSTIAVNLRGGEYLGETHPKWIRGTIETPWLDVSAALDKDGTVNLAVVNIHEEKDFETELKGLSGKEVEVHSVSGTDVKVVNTAEKEEVGIKESKWNGEGLFKFPKHSFTLLRWKQ, encoded by the exons ATGGCTACGTTTACTCGAATTGCCGATGATGAGCGTCCCAGCATCTCGGTTGACCCCAATGCTGTCATCTCCACCATTGACGATAACATCTATGGTGGTTTCACAGA GCACATGGGTCGCTGCATCTACGGCGGCATCTACGACCCGGGTAACCCCCTCTCTGACGAGAATGGCTTCCGAAAGGATGTCATCGAGGCCATGAAGGAGCTCAACTGCCCCGTTGTTCGATACCCAGGCGGTAACTTTGTTGCTACATACCATTGGCAAGACGGTGTTGGTCCTCGAGAAAAAAGGCCTGCCAG ACCCGAGCTTGCTTGGATCGGTACAGAGAACAACGAGTTTGGTACAGATGAGTTTATGAAGTGGTGTGAGGTTGTCGGCACCGAGCCTTATCTATGTCTCAACTTTGGAACTG GTACTCTCGATGAAG CACTCGCTTGGGTTGAGTACTGCAACTCTGATCGACCAAGCTACTACGCCAACCTCCGTCGCCAGAACGGACGCGAGAAGCCATACAAT GTCAAGTACTGGGCTCTCGGAAACGAGATGTGGGGAGCATGGCAAGTTGGCCAGATGACAAAAGAAGACTACGCAAAGAAGGCCTACCAATGGGCCAAGGCCATCAAGCTCCTAGACCCCAGCGTCACCCTCATTCTATGTGGTGAGACAGGACACAGCACCTGGGACTCTTATGTTATCAAGGAGTGTATCAAGTTTGATATTCACGGCTTGGGCGGCAGCACCACTGCTAGTCTCATTGACCAGCACAGTATCCATATCTACACTGCCAGCTCAGATCATTACAAGAACGCCACAG CCCCTCGTTCTGCTGAGCGTGCCATCGAAATCACATCCAGCCTCATCGATCTCGCCCGTATCGAAAACGGCGTCCCTCCCACCGTCCCTCGTCAAAAGATCTGCTTTGACGAGTGGAACGTATGGGATCCTGAGCGCGCCCCTGGTGAAGAAGGCGCAGAAGAAAAGTACAACCTCTCTGACGCCCTCGCCGTTGCCATCTGGCTCAATGTCTTTGTCCGCCAGAGCAAGCACGTCGGCATGGCCAACATTGCTCAGAGCGTAAACGTCATTTCCCCTCTCATGACTACCAAGGATGGTCTTCTCAAGCAACCTACCTGGTGGCCCCTCCTTCTGTACAGCAAGTACATGCGCGGTTCAACTATCGCTGTCAACCTTCGCGGAGGCGAGTATCTCGGTGAGACGCATCCCAAGTGGATTCGCGGTACTATCGAGACGCCTTGGTTGGATGTCAGCGCAGCGCTGGATAAGGATGGCACTGTCAACCTTGCTGTGGTGAATATCCACGAGGAGAAGGACTTCGAGACTGAGCTCAAGGGCTTGAGTGGAAAAGAGGTCGAGGTTCACAGTGTTAGTGGAACAGATGTCAAGGTTGTCAACACAgcagagaaggaagaggttgGTATCAAGGAGTCTAAATGGAATGGCGAGGGTTTGTTCAAGTTCCCCAAGCACTCATTTACTCTGCTACGGTGGAAGCAGTAG